The DNA window TCTTTAGCACACACGGTTGACATCCCTGTGAACCAGAAAACAATATTTATCTCCTCTCTGTACAGATGGGGCATTCAGCAGGGAAGAATGACTGCCCAGGACCACAGTGGCAGGCTGCGCAAACCCAGAGCCTGAACCCGCCTCTTCCAAGTCTGTGGCCAGAACTGCAACTGCTATTGAGAACCAAGAAAATTCCAAAAATGCAAATGAGCCATCTTGAAAGTTTTATAAGTGAAACTCCTGCTGTAGGCATGAATGAAGGAAGCACAGGCTCCAGCAGGCAAATTCTTTGCCACCCCATCTCCTGAGTCCCAGAAATCCTGTTGATCTGGGCTAATAAATTTGCCCAAGTCCTAGACATTCTCTTGGCCCTCATCCCAAGTTCACATAAGAAGCTATTTCATAGGCAAGGTTCTTATTTACAGTTATTCAACTCTCATAATATTTTATCTGAGGTGGCATTTTTAACACTCCCCTCCCCAATACTGGATGAACTgtctctttctttgctttatagATTTGTAACTAGTCTAGTTAAAATCCCCACAAATACCTGGATGTTTCTGTGCTCCACATTGAGAGAGCAGGCTGGCTGAGGAAAAAACACATTAGCATGAAAATGATGGTGACACCCAGACTGAAGCTGaccatttttttaatttttttttaaaatttttttttaatttattttattattattattattatttttttttttttttttttttttttttttttttaagtctatTGTTGTTATTCCAGGAGCTGACTGCATATCTGCTGTGTAGGCTCCTAAACTTGTGGTGCTCAGGCACGGGTACCCTGCCATAAAATCTGGAGTCACAGGTTCTTGCTAGGTTGCACAGAGGGGTTAATGTACTGTTCTCCATTCCCTACAGATCCAGGAtggattctttgttttcctgtagaCCCTCGTGCCACACTAATAGCAAAAGGGGAGGTTGTAAAATGGAATGGGGCACTGGGGAAcagccacagcagagcagggtgccTCAGGCCAGGGCTGCTCGGGAATCAATGGATCTCAGTATGGGTCTAGGactgctgtttttattgaaTTGAAGCTCACAACTAATGCACAATAAAGAGGTGCAAGTAGGCCATACTGAAATGTGGCCTCAGACTCAGTCTGCAAAGAAAGAGCTGCATTATTCCACCACTTCTCCTGGACGTGCAGCACCACAGTACTGCAGCCATAACACCAGGGCTCTGCACATGATTCCTGCTCTTGGCACCCAGTTTTGTGCTGCTCGCAGCGCACCATCACAGTCTGTGGCTGCTCCAGGTGCAGGGTACAGTTAGTCAGCCACAGATGAGAACAATCCACTTCAAGTAGCTGTTCACTGGGCCTACCTGCCCCTGATCTTTCCTGTTCTGGATTGTAAAAGCATCTAGCAGCTTCTTCCTTGGCTGTGATTCCTTTAGGCTATCACACTCAGGATTCCCCACCCTGTATCATCCTCCATTCATCACCTGGCTCTCTCCTGCTCTGAAGCTCAAATGTGGCAGCAAATCTCCAGGTTTGCCCTGCTCAGCCTTGGGCTATTTCCTGCCCTTGCTGCCTGCCAGGTAGCTGCCTATCCTCCTTACAAGGGCTTCCTCAGCCTCACTTTGTTAGAGCTGGTGCGAGGAAAGGCACCAAGCTGCCCCCAGCCAGGCACCTCACCCCCTTTTAAAAGTCACCTTAATCTTCTTTGGCAAGAGTTAAAAACTGGCCAGCTGCTTAACCAAGCTATCAAAATAAACTGGCTTTGTAGCCCAAGACATTTCAGAGAAACATAGCCATCCATTTCTTCAGAGCTCTCCAGAAACTTGCATGTCAGCTGTTTAATTAACATCATTAACTTTGATCAGATAAACCAGATTTAATGTCAATATAACTGAGACCAAAAGCTCTGGTAAGACTCCAGTCAAGACAAAAGCTTTACAAAACCCCTTTGGACTGGCATTGTTTTCCTTACTGTCCTGGCCAGCAACTCCTGTGTGTTAGGAACTCGCATCCCACCAAATGGATGGaatttgctttctctgctgtatttgtttttctctcctttgagaACACAGCCCCGGGCAACGTTCTGACTCTTGGGTTTGGTTCTGAACACAGTTCCCATCCTGATACAAACCAAAGGCACCTCGTGTGCATGTGCATGCACActcaccaccagcagcacagggacacaGCTTCAGAGCacttcttcctcatcctccaTTGGCCCTCCATCAGGAGCATTTCAATGCCAACGCTGTTCTCCTTCAGCCAGAACTCCATCCTGATCGTCTCCCTCACCAGCTAGGTAAGCGAGGGAAACCTTCTTACCCCACATCCTCACCAACCACAATCTCATCCtctatttttgaaatatttaaggCCTGAAATGTAGAATTTGGGGTTTTACACCAGCTAATATTAATAGAAACATTctcaggatttttttccccccccaatGTAAATGGAacactttttttattttttattttttctacaaCATCTCCCTGTGGTGCTCACAGCCAAACACTGCAGCATTGTGCCAGCCTGGGGAGCTCACTATAAACAGATCTGTCTAACTTCTCTGTCAGGCCCCATGAGCTCGGCATGAACCAGGAAAAGTAAACGTGtacattaaatatttactgtttatGGTGCGTAGAATCTAAAAGTGCCTTTAGCAGCACAAGGCAGGCATACTTTCaatcactgatttttattttgacatGGCACTGTCAAGAAAAATTGTATGGGTACATCCTGAAAGCCCACTCCTTCCCACCAGAGGCTCTCCTCTCACATCATTTGGTTATTACATGTTCCTCACATAAAAGACCTATGCTACCTgccactcccccccccccccccccccccccccccccagataATCTCATTAAAAATTGGGTCTATGGGCATTTTTAGATTCAGACCTCAGTTACACAGGATGATAAGACAGTGATAAGTATGTAGGTTGCTGAGTACAAAATGACGCAGAAGAGTACAGGAGACACATAGACCTGTTAGAGTGGGAACAGAGGAGGATCCCAGAAACAATCCATGGATGGAACACCTCACCTGAaaggacagactgagagctggggctgtttagccctgagaagagaaggctcctcTAGGGAgaactgagagcagcctttcagtatctaaaaggagGGCTGCAAGAAAGAAGGGCACAGATTATTTATCATGATCTGTTGTGATCCAGagcaaggagaaatggtttcaaatgaaaagagggGAGACCTAGATTGGACAAAGGTTTTTTTccagtaagggtggtgaggcactggcacaggttgcccagagaggagaTGGAAATCCCActcctggagactttcaaggccaggctgagtGGGGCCCTGAGCACCTGACTGatctgtgggtgtccctgcacagtgcaggggagctggacaaGACCACAtttaggggtcccttccagctcaaactattctatgattctacaaaaaacaacaatgaacaAACATCCCCAAAAGTAAATAGCTGCCCACCAGCAcgatcttttaaaatatgtattttaaatgaataacaTAAGAGCTAGCTTTGAATATTTGCTCCATGCAAAAGGGTTTCTGCTTTCATCTCAACACTGACACTCAGAGTCATAATTTCTGtacaacaacaggaaaagaaatgttaacACAATCATAAAAAAGTCTCCATGCTGAAGCAGTCTGCTGATAGCCCTGCTAACCTTGCCCTTCCTGAGGACACTGGTCTGTGGGAAAACAGTGGGCAGCAGACATCAACGTGCTTCCTGGCTGACTCAAAGAGATCTTCCCTCCCAGTAGGTCTGCATTCACTGGTGGGCTCCTTTGTCCTGAATCTCCACGTGGACCTGGAGCAACGCATGCAGCCTTTCACTGGGCAGCCTACCAGGTCTCACCCACCAGCTCTATTTTAATCTCTGGCAGTGATAAACTGAGGAAGAGATTCCATTCAAGTCATTTGTTCTTCACTCTTCAAGAAAAATCCCCCAATCGGTTCAATAGAGCAAGATGCACCCTTAAGATTTGGTATGCTATTCAAGGCTGGAGATGGTTTAGCACTTCTCCTTAATTGCAGGCACGTAAGACTGGGATGGGCAGCTATTTGCACATTCTTGGATCATAACTctgtctccagaaacattctcAAAACACATACACGATCTGCTGGCTGCCTCCAAGTCCTCCCTATCTGCAAGGATGACATCGTGTCTACTTATTTGTCTGCTATTGACTTTCACTACACTATTGCTGACCAGAAGTGAGGGGCACACACCAGAGAACTGTGCAAAAAGCAGATCTCCAGCAGGGCAGCCCTGGCCTGGTTTCCTTGTATCAGTTAGCTCACGCGTGTCATAAAACAAACAtgcactgcagaggaaaagaacacaACTAGCTGCCACTGAACGTTGGTAGGTGAAGGGTAAGAGCCCAGATAGAACAGAGGCAAACAAGAagacagcaaacaaaatcacagatCCACTGTGTTTTAGTAAGCTTGTGTGTGTAACAGAGGATGAGTAATGACAGTGGACAAAGCCAACAGGCACCTCAGGGGATTCTGCACTGTTCTGAGATTGATGCCATGGCACTTTCAGCAGGTAACCCAAAAATCAGAATTCACCATGTGGCAAAACATCTTCGGTATCTTGAAAGCTCAGGCCCTTCCTTCTATTTGtactcaaagaaaaagaactgctttttaaacaaacaaacaaaaaagcatgcctacaaaaccatgttcttaaaagcaaaagccaCATAAGCCCTCTGAATGCCTATCTATCAGTGacaagaaaatgtgtttctgaatcATTagcagaggagaggaagagaaagcacCAAAACAAAGGTAGAAGGTTCTGATAGTATCAATATCACCTGACTTGAAGGGAATGGAACCTTGATGACAACTGTAGCAAAACACAACACCCATTGGGGAAGAATGATTTGCCACATATTTTAAGTGtagaaatgtaaaaacaaacctGAATGTAGTGAAGAGCAGacatcctgggctgcaaagcaccacaacacagagagaagcagaaggcaaCTGTCTCTAAGGTGTAGCTATGAGGTGCACTGAGGCAGGCCACAGCTGAAAACCATTATGGACCACAGCCCACAAGTGGTCTTTGATCAAGAATTGCTCAGGCACAGTTCTATTGATTGCAATCAGGTTAACCCTGCTCCAGTAACCCCTTGTGATCATGACCAATTTTCCTTTGAGCTtgctcatttcattttaataaagcTGTCAGTTTACAAGCAGTACTGCTCCACAGGAAAATCCTGCACACTGAGGGCCAAAGCTAGTAGTTGTGAAAAACTTTCTATTGAGGTCATATGGGATCCATGTCCAAGACTTCAGCTGGTGCTGGGAAAGAAGCTGTGTGCAGTCCTGATACCTCAGCTTCCTTCTGCAATAATGACAACACGCAGCTGCATAAAGAATTTTTGTAAGATGCGTTAAGAGAGATTTCAACTTATATTTCAAATAGAATCACTGTATAAAGAAGATAGACGTGATGTGGAAGTCCATGTGCATCCAGGTGCTGGCCAGGACCACCTGGCTTTCATTACTTATTTACATGGCAAAGAGAGCTTAGGCCAAAGTTTGTAACAGTCTTTTCATTGAAAACTTCAGACACAGAGAAGTGCCCAATGCACATACTGTCTTCTGAGTATATCCTGGTGTCAAAGTACATGCACATGAGAGCAGGTTAAAGTACCTTAGTAATCTACCTGCCTTGCTGAGGAAACCGAATGCCTTCCCAGAGCAGCCACTAATGTAGCACTACAGTAAATTGAATGCCATCTCCTTGAGCGGCAGCAAGAAAGATCTTTGGGCTTTGTGAACAAGCTGCAGGAGCTAAGTAGAAGATGTTAACTACTTTCTGCATCCAGCTCTGGGTAAGAAGCCATGAAGCACATGCTGCCAGTGACCTGCAGGGATGGTTCTTGAAGAAGCAATGAGAACAGATGAATAATATTGCAAATTTCACTTGTCTGGGTTCCCTGCAGGGTCAGCAGGCTCACAAGTTCCCTTTCCACATTCACAGAAGAGAAACCTTCACAACTCCTTGACAGCAGCCAGAGGTAAATCAGCGTGACTACAGAGCAAAGTGTCTCTCAGTACACAGATGCTGTGAAGCACAAACCCACAAACATTAGAAACCACAGGCAAAGCACATACTAGACAAAAGCTGACAGGTATGAGCACAGCTACAGGGGGAGGGcagtggggaaaaggaagaaaacaaataggaaataCCATATTCAAAGAATTCAGCATAACCTGAACAAAtcaaagcaagggaaaaaaaaaaagtctgaaccCACTTGGATGTGAGCTGCTGAAGCCTTCTGGCTATTCTGCTGCTATGTTGCCATGCTTAATTTGCCCCGCTGGATTTGCACCTCCTGTGAGTCACTGAGAGGAGCCATTGACTCTGGAAGAACTGATTTAGTGCAGCAGGAACCGGCGGCCTGGCAGGAGCTGCGGGAGAGGCCCAAGCAAAGGTAGGTAAACATTAGGAGAGGAAAGGTTGTTGGGAAAAAGCCTGgaacagggaaaaggagaagaaagaggaggagagctGGAAGAAACACTCAGTAAAGGAcaggcaaaggaaagaaagaaagggtaAGAGGAAATTAGAGACAGTACAGAAGCAAGGGCTGGATGGTGTTTTTGGTAAGAACCTTCCCAGAATTCATGTGACTGTGAAGTTCTGATGTTCTCTACCTCAGACTGGAGGCCTGCTGCCACCAGGCACGCTGGTGCTTGGAGGGCTGTCTGTTCcatgcagtgcctgcactgCTTCACagtccctgcacacagctgtggaATGATAACCTTGACTGGAGGAAGATAAACTATGTTTTTCATCTGGGTTTCTTCTTGATTTGTCTCTTCAGAAACTTCTTTCCCTGGAGAAATAAAGGCCAGTGGAAATGACAGTATATACCCGGTAAATCTGCAAGATCTTGTGCATTAACCATTTGCTCCAAACTCCTGCTTAACCAAGCTCTCAGCCAACCTCACCTTACcaacagctgcctgcagcacacaagGTGGGAGACAGTAAGGTTCTCTTCATTACATAAAGCTGGGAATACTTCCTAGTTCCTTTAGGAAAGCAAAGGTCTGAAACTTGATGTTATGCTGAACAAACCCTATGTTTCCTATGCTCCCAGCCTTCTCCTGTCTCCTGATGTACACCTGCAGACACAGTCACAGCCTGGGATGTAAAATCCAGGTTACATTTTGTGACAGGGAGCTGCGTGCAATGGAAGTGTATGAAAGGTTCACAGTCAAACCCAAAGGCAGGGATGCTCTGCCCATCTCACATGTTGTCAGCTGCTTGAAATTCAGTACAGGTTTATCAAAAGGCACTTCAAAGCTTTCCAAGTGACCTTTTTTTGAGCAAATGCAGGTTCATTTACAGTTTCCCATCAGAGTTATGTTCATGTGGTAAGACACGAAACCAACTGAGAAAAGCACCATTCATTGGCTTTCCTGTGGCATTTGCTGAATGTTGTGAAAGCCACAGATCAAAGCAGAATGCTTGATGCACGTCCTTAAATTAGATGTAATTAAATAGACAAGTGTTTGCATAAATCCCTGAAAAGCAAAACGGTCCAATTTAACCACACACTggtgcagcagctcttctcactttaatgttttcaaagttttcattaacaaaaaCGCACTGAATGACAACGTTGTTCCCTCCGATCACAAAGCTGCCCTGTAGAGTCACCTTGAACAAAAAGCACCTGCGGGGTGTTCCATCTGAAAGGCAACGTTAGGCTGTTAGAATCCAATGAGCCCCAAAACGCAGCCGCAAGAGCCAGGGAAGCGCAGGCCTCCGGTGGCTCCGAGGCACGGACCGAGCCTCGCTCCTCCTCCTCGCAGCTGGAGCTGAGGGGTGGGGATGGCAGCGGGTACCACCATCACTGGCAACCGCCGCAGCTGCCGGTGGGCTCCATCCAACTTAACGAACGCGACCAGTGACTCCTGCCGCCTGCAGTGGCACCGCACGGCACTCTCAGGAGCGCGTAACTAAGGACGGGATTTCCCTCTCCAGCCGAGTCCGGAGGCGCCGCTCGCTGCGGAACCGCCGCCACTTCGGGCCTCAGGCTTTTTCCCCACGTGTGTGCGGTCGTACCGGCGGAGAGGCCGCCCTGCTCCGGGGACACGGCCGCACGTCGGGGCCGAACGGAGCGCTGCGTGCCCGCAGGCGGCCTCCATCGGGGCTCCGCCGGTCGTAGGGCCGCACCGCGTCGAGCCCCTTCTCTCGTCCCCGCGCCGTGCCGGCAGCTCGCGTCCCCCACCGACGCCAAGCCCGACGCAGCGCTCCGGGGCAACAACAGCCCGCAGAAGCGGTGGGGTCCAACGAGGCCGTCGGTGCTAAAACACAAAAGCGAACAAACGGCGCGCACCGCCCCGGTCCCGACTTACCGAGCCGGGCGCGTCCCGTCCGCCGGCGTGACGCCGTTCCCCAGCGGACAACGGCCGTGCCCGTCCCACGGGGCCGCGCCGCCAGGGGACACACAGTGCCCGCAGCCCGCCCTCCCCACCCCTCCGCTACGCGAGGCTCTCCTGCGCGCCTCCACCTCCATCCTCGAAGGCAACcgaaaaagaagaaaaaaaaaccccgtAGCCCACCCCAAACCGGTGTTAGGAACGGATCTCGCTTGTAAGGAATCCCTGCGAGGGGGACTCGCGGTCACGCCGCTGGAGCGCGGATGGAGCTCCGCTTTTCGCAGTACCCGCGGCGGGGTAACGCCAGTTGGCTGCTCCGGCGTTGCGCTCCTAAATCATGATGGACAGATTGCGTGAAAAGCAGGAATTCCAGAGAATTTCCTGCCCTGGGAACGGCAGCGAGGGCTATATTTAACAGCATCTGAAGCTGTCAAGAATGCTTTGCGGTTGGataacagagcagaaaaatgtgaaaaatgcgGGCTACTGCTATACCAAATATGGAAATATTGTTACGTCTGGTGGCTGAATCCCCATCTGGAAGCACTTACGGCCACGCAGAGAAAGGGCGCCACAACAGAAGCCCAAACGCTCCttcccggccccggccccgaAACTCCACCGGGGAACCGATACCGGGAGCGCGTCCGCCCGACAGGGGCACGGGGGCACCGCGGCCAGCGGCCGTCTCCGCGGGGCCCGGCCCGCTCGGTCCCCGCACCTCCGGCCCCGGGGTCCGACCCAGCGGCGCCCCCGCGCAGCGCTCGCTCCCACCGACGCTCGCGTAACGGGACGGCGTCCGCGGCGGTCGCGGTTGGGGTCGGCAGGACTCGGAGAGatccccctccttccccctccccccgagcagcccccagcccggCAGAGCGGCACAGTGCCCGGCCCGGGCGGGAGCGAGGACCCCCCGCGGTAGAGCCGCCGCCAGCGGCCGCGGTGCCGGGAGacggggcggggcggagcggccgCGCCGCGCGCCAGCCGCATTCCTGGGATGCCGCGAGCGCTGGACGCGGCCGCGGCCCGGAACGCGCGACGTCAGCGCCCAGGCGCACGCGGCGGCCCCGCGACCCATAAAAGGCGGTCGCGCCCGCCGCTGCCTCAGACCGCGCCGGCCCCGCTTCGCGATCGCGTCTCGATCTGCTCTCTCTTTCCGCGCCGCCAAGACATGGGCTCCGCGGGAACTCGCCCCGCGCTGGCGGccgctctgctctgcctggccCGCCTGGTAAGTGCCGCCCTCGGGGGGCTTTATGGGATGCTTTGGGATAACGGCGCGGCGTTGCTCGGCGCTCACCGCTCCTCTCCGCTCGCCCCGCAGGCTCTCGGCTCTCCGTGCCCCGCCGTCTGCCAGTGCCCGGCCGCCGCGCCACAGTGCGCCCCGGGCGTGGGGCTGGTGCCGGACGGCTGCGGCTGCTGCAAGGTCTGCGCCAAGCAGCTGAACGAGGACTGTAGCCGGACGCAGCCCTGCGACCACACCAAGGGGCTGGAGTGCAACTTCGGCGCCAGCCCCGCCGCCACCAAGGGCATCTGCAGAGGTAAGGGCTGCCCGCAGCGCGGTGCGGAGTGCCGGAGTTTAGTAACTTTGAGTCCATGTATGGTTATGCTTTGTTGTTGGTAGCTTGGCAGAAAGGCACATGACTTCAGCAGTCTGGAATGCGATTCAGTATGTCTGGGCTCCGCTAAAAGCACATAAGGAAAAGTGATTCCTGACTAACTTATTGTTCTAGCCCCGCGTCTCCGGGGGACTGTAGGGAACTTTACCATAAACCGAATTTAACAGAGCAGCAAAATATGTGTCTTCAAACGAGCGATTCCCGGCGCTGACgccctcttctctttctcttgctctctctgcagcacagtcTGAGGGGAGACCGTGTGAATACAACTCCAAAATCTACCAGAACGGCGAAAGCTTCCAGCCCAACTGCAAGCACCAGTGTACGTGCATAgatggagctgtgggctgcATCCCGCTCTGCCCGCAGGAGCTCTCTCTCCCCAACCtgggctgccccagccccaggCTGGTCAAAGTGCCCGGGCAGTGCTGCGAGGAGTGGGTCTGCGATGAGAGCAAGGATGCGCTGGAGGGCTTCTTCAGCAAGGAGCTCGGTCTGGATGCTTCTGAGGGTGAACTGACCAGGAACAATGAGCTGATTGCCATTGTGAAGGGAGGCCTGAAGATGCTACCTGGTGAGTGTGTGCTGATCTGTGTGATGGCAAAAGCTGAGGTGGGAGGGAAGCTGTGTGACTCTTCAGATTGGTGGAAAGAATCTCAGGGAGGAGGTAGATGCAGTCTAAgttccccttttcttttccagtttttggATCCGAGCCACAAAGCCGAGCTTTTGAGAATCCCAAATGCATTGTGCAAACAACTTCCTGGTCCCAGTGCTCAAAGACGTGTGGGACCGGCATCTCCACCAGAGTCACCAATGACAATCCTGACTGCAAGCTCATCAAAGAGACCAGGATATGCGAAGTGAGGCCATGTGGCCAGCCCAGCTATGCCTCCCTAAAGGTAAATACAAACACATCTTTTGCTCCTCTTCTTTCCAAACTGGTTCAAGTAAGGGTAAAGGCAGGACAAGGATCTCCCACTAATGATATTATTGccttttctttacagaagggaaaaaaatgtaccaAGACTAAGAAGTCTTCATCCCCCGTAAGGTTTACTTATGCTGGATGCTCCAGTGTGAAGAAGTACCGCCCCAAGTACTGTGGGTCTTGCGTGGATGGCAGGTGCTGTACTCCGCTGCAGACCAGGACTGTCAAGATCCGGTTCCGCTGCGATGATGGAGAAACCTTCACCAAGAGTGTCATGATGATCCAGTCCTGCCGCTGCAACTACAACTGTCCGCATGCAAACGAAGCTTATCCCTTCTACAGACTGGTCAATGACATCCACAAATTTAGGGACTAAGTAGTATTTAGGGGGGATGTTAAACAGAATTCTGAAGTAACCAGCCATGGAGGAAGGACCTCTGATGGAAGTGGTGCCTTGCCCATTTGAGGGCGATCTGAGATATTACAAGAGTGCACTGTGCAACTGGACACTAACGCAACAGAGATTTAAGCATACTTAAAGCTTCATAGTATTGGAGCAACTTTACTGCTTCTTTTTGGAGCACC is part of the Excalfactoria chinensis isolate bCotChi1 chromosome 8, bCotChi1.hap2, whole genome shotgun sequence genome and encodes:
- the CCN1 gene encoding CCN family member 1: MGSAGTRPALAAALLCLARLALGSPCPAVCQCPAAAPQCAPGVGLVPDGCGCCKVCAKQLNEDCSRTQPCDHTKGLECNFGASPAATKGICRAQSEGRPCEYNSKIYQNGESFQPNCKHQCTCIDGAVGCIPLCPQELSLPNLGCPSPRLVKVPGQCCEEWVCDESKDALEGFFSKELGLDASEGELTRNNELIAIVKGGLKMLPVFGSEPQSRAFENPKCIVQTTSWSQCSKTCGTGISTRVTNDNPDCKLIKETRICEVRPCGQPSYASLKKGKKCTKTKKSSSPVRFTYAGCSSVKKYRPKYCGSCVDGRCCTPLQTRTVKIRFRCDDGETFTKSVMMIQSCRCNYNCPHANEAYPFYRLVNDIHKFRD